attgaAATAAGACAGTActctttataatagcatcaaaacaatgaaatatttaggtataaattttataaatatgtgcAAAATCTTTGtcctaaaaactacaaaaacactgataaaataaattaaagatggCCTAAAACAGTAAGAGACATTCAGGTTCAAGTATTGAAAGAGCCAAAATAGTAAAGATGCCAATTCCCCCTAATTAATCTCTAGATCTACAAATTCCAATATAAATCTCAGcagaatttttgtaaaaatttacaaaccaattctaaaattcacttgGAAAACAAGGGAACCAGAATAGTCTGAATAATTCTGCAAAAGAACAAATTAGTGGACTCATATTATCTGATTGCGAAGTCTCTATAAAGTTACATTTTCAATGTAGTGTGTTATTTGATAAGATACATATATAGATGATTGGAACAAAAGAGAAAGTCACAAAATTAACCCATGTAAATATGGTTGATTTTGGACAAAGGTACacaggcaattcaatggagaaaaaagagttttttcaacaaatggtgctgaatcattaaacattcatatgcaaaaaaaatacACCTTGATCTTTATCTTTCCCTTATAAGATTTAACTCAAAATACATcagagacctaaatgtaaaaccccaaactgtaaaacttttagaGGAAATCTTAGAACATCTCTGTGatcttgggttaggcaaagatttcgtAGGTACAATGCCCCAAGCCCagtcattttagaagaaaaattgtatttcacAGTTAACACTTGCTCTTTGAAAGACACCGTgaagagagtagaaagatgaagcagagtgggagaaagtatttgcaaaccctTATCTGATAAAAGACGTGTATTCCAAATATATAAAGGACTATCAACACTCAATATTAAGAAACTCAATAttaaaaacccaattaaaaaatggtcaaaagatttgaaaaaatgtGTCAAAGAAGATATGTGGATGGCAAATAAATTGCTCAATGTCACTGGGAAAAGGCACAATAAATACCGCAATGAGGTATCACTATACATCCATTCAAAtgtaagacagaaaacaaatcccGGGAAAGTATTTGAAGTTATTGAAAGGAAATAAGTATTTATGATTGGTGTAGGCTAAAATTTATTAGATACAGAGAGCAAAAACCATGAAAGTCTGCTAAGCACGATCACAGATATTCAAAGTATTTTTGCCTCAAAACACTGGAAAATAATTATCTGAACGTAGACATTTTCCTATTCTTGTAAAAAAGTTAATAACAGCAGCATGATACTTCCTAGTGTGGACATACGACGGTAATTTAAACAATCTCTTATGTTTGGGCACTTAGGGAGTTTCCAGCTCTTGACTATCACAACTGCTGTAACAAACAGCCAATGTACTTGAATGATTGGAGGTATAGCTTCACAGTAAATTCTTTTTAGTGGTGTTGGCAGTGCAAAggatatatgtattttcttagaTGTCGCCAAAAAAGCACTATAAGCAGTATAATGACTAGCAATAATCTGGAAGAAAATGTCTGCAAAGACTTAGGAGTCAAGACTTCTACGTGTATTACGTaaaatctcaagaaaaacaatttaaaggcAAGCAAACCAGgggcaaaaatcaacaaaatggagGGAAAGGCAGCTCACTGAAGCAGCCACCAAGTGGCTAATGAACTCACAAAAGGTACAACTTAGCAAGAAAACACAGGGTATTGAGGACATAATCTATCCACTGCCCGTGGGAATATAAATTGAGAGCCACTTTGGGAAGACTTTTAACATCTATTGCAAGTGCCGTGACTTCAAGAACTAGTGATTCTCTTTTCAGGCATGAGTTTATTGATATCTATCCTcaaagaatcttaaaaaaaaaaaaaaatccctgctctCCCTTCATTCATCTTGATGTAGAAATTAGAAGTttttggctgggtacggtggctcacgccgtaatcccagcactttgggaggtcgaggcaggcggatcacaaggtagGAGATcgagaggtcaggagatcgagatcatcctggccaacatggtgaaatcccttctctactaaaaatacaaaaattagtcaggtgtggtggcaccatgcctttaatcccagctagttgggaggctgaggcaggagaattgctagaacccgggagttggaggttgcagcgagctgagatcacgccactgcactccagcttggtgacaaagggagattctgtctcaaaaaaaaaaaaagtgttcaggGAATGTTTAGGTCACAAAACAGAGCTTACTCATCTGTTGTGGGATCATGCCATATGTTTTCCAGGCGATAGCAGCTCCTGAGGTATGGATGGCGGCCTCCTTCTTCCCACATGTACACGTGCACAGAGTTCTTGGACGTGGTGAGCACATAGCGAGGATCCTTCCAAGGATAGCCAGAGTGAGTGGCCAAGGAGTCAAAGTCATATCAAAAAGCAGTGGAGGAGAATCATACATACCACCCAGAAGTTGTTGATGGCTGCCTGGTGGTCCTCAAATCGTTGCAGCAGGAAGCCAGTGATGCTGAAGAGTAACAAGTATGGCCCATTGGTAAAGACAATCGTATATCCATCATTGGCTCCCATCCAAACAGGGGACTCCAGATGAGCTGCCAACTGGAAACTTGCAATCTTATGTACTGTTTTCAtgtaaaacacacatatatacacacacataaggaAGTAAATATCAGATCATTGAATAAGAACAATATCCTCACACTGAATAAAAAAGCATAGTCCCCACTTCCACAGACTTCATTCCAGGGAGGAAAATGAAGGGTAGTCCAGTGGCCTGACAAATACATATCACTGACTGTGGTTAACAGGTGCTAGGACACACGAACAGAAGTTTGTGGACAATAAACAATCCCCTGGGCATTGAGGCAAAACCTGTAATGGGAAGGAACATTGGAATGCAGGCCCTAAAACATGATGGAAATCTATATGGGTTCACCCAAGAGGGCAGGGTCGGGGTAGAGATCAGCATGGGTATTAGAGCCAAACTGGGGAGGGTTCACCCCCAGCTAAAGAAATCCCCtactcctggccgggcgcggtggctcacacctgtaatcccagcactttgggaggtcgaggcaggctgatcatgaggtcaggagatcgagaccatcctggctaacatggtgaaaccctgtctctactaaaaatacaaaaaattagccaggcgtgctggcgggcgcctgtagtcccagctacttgggaggctgaggcaggagaatggtgtgaacccaggaggcggagcttgcagtgagccgagattgcgccactgcactccagcctgggcgacagagcgagactccgtctcaaaaaaaaaaagaaaaaaaagaaatctcctgCTCCCTTTTTACAGACTGACCCATTTATTATAGCTAAACATGAATGACTGTGTAATGAGGAAGAGAAACAAGCATTTCTAATGTGGCACAGCCTACCTTGGATGACTGTTTGGCCTCCAGTCCTCTTGGTTGTTAGATCAAAGGTGAcaaattctgtctttttttcagGGTTACTTTGGGACATCAGTGTCAGCCTGTTTTTCACCTTTGGGGTCCAGCAGGCACTGACACATAATTTATGTGGGAGAGAGGTAGATAGAGGAGCACTGCCTTCTGATGGTCTCAGTAAGGACTCTGTGAGGAATACCTAAAGAGAGCATCGCGTGCACGATCAGGGGAAGGGAACTTATAGCCTCTCAGTACAGGAGTGACTCCAGAAGAGCCTTCTTAGAAATTCTCATCTTGTGGCTAAAGCTTTGTTCAACATCTCAGGAGTGATGAGGGATCACTGCTTACCACTCCAGCATACAAGGAACTCACTGTCTTCCTATCCTTCCTGTCCCATTCACAGAACAGTGTCCCCAAAGCATGCCAAGGGGTTACAAAACCATCTCACCATGTTGAAACCTTGGTCAAGTTGAGGTTGGCTAAGCAGATTTTCCCTTCTTGGGGAACAAGTCAAGGACTGTGTGGCTTTTACTACCTGCCTTCTGAACTCCTCCCTCTTTGGTGCCCAGTCCACTAGTGCCCCCCTACAAAAGTCCTGCTCAAAGGCCAAAGCCTTCCTCAGAGTGATATTCAGAGGCTGTTGCATATTCAGTTACTTTTGGACTTCTCTATACTTTCCAGCCAACATAGATAAAAGtaaagaaggcaaaagagaacaaggtcaaagatatttttgtaaaaaacaaaattttttttttttttttttttaagaggtagggtctcgccatgttgcccaggtgggattgcagtggctattcacaggagcaatcccactactgatcagcatgAGAGTTTAGACCTGTTCTATTTCTGACCTGGGCCAGTTgacccctccttaggcaacctggtggtcccctgCTTCCAGGAGGTAAACGTATTGATGCCAGACTTAGTATGGACACCCTATCAGCATAGTACTCtatggcctggaactcctgggctcaagcgatcctcctgcttcagccttctgagtaggtgggactataggtgcacgccaccatgcccagcaatacCTATTTCTTGATACCTGTCTCACCCTTCTCCATTTCTTTGGCAAATTCAGGCTTCATGAATGAGTTTTCGTTAACATTTGCCACATCAACTGGATGTTGTTGCTTCAAAGAACATTGTTTCCTGATCATCACAATGGATTCCCCTTGTGATATGGTCTGAGAGAGGGAGCAGTGTGCCTGGTCCTCACTGAGCTCTGCAGTTTCTCTGCATGCTTCCTAACTTGACATTCCCATCCTGAAGTTCAAATACACAGAACAGCACCTACCTGTGGCAAGGTACGACGATATGTCCCACATGCAAATATCCATTTCTTGTCAGGAGAGCAGTGTAGAAATACAATACCATATTGAGATGCAGTAACTTTAGAAACATCCCTTAACCCAGGCAGTGTAAATGTGTAGATGTTACCTGCAGCATCACCAACCTGAAACCAAAACATCCCCACCACATCAATAGGAAGATATGTGAAATCCTAAAGTACAGAGGAGGCAGCACTGTCAGCTGCAAGATATGCCACCGTTTCTTCAATCACATAATGGAGATCAAAACCTCTGACCAGTCTAGCTTGAGACACTGTTGGGATAATCCCATGGAATAAAACTTTCCAAGCCCCAAAGCATTCTTCTCAAGGACAGTTATTCATTAGCACATCAACACTATGCTTTTTCTCAATGTCACCCAAAGCCATCTCTCTCCCTCAACTATCCCCAACCAAGTTCATGGACAGGACAATAACACACACTTGAAAGAGGCACATATAAAGTAATTCAGAaagtttttggctttttgtttttagaagaatGGCTGGGGAAATGTACTTGAGGCAAGTCAAGGGCCAAGATAGCATGGAGGTTTGTATAACATTCATTGATATATTGTGATTGACTCACAGGGTATGTGGAAGGGATGACTACAAgagaaataggctgggtgtggtggcttatacccgtaatcccagcacttgggaggctgaggtgggcagatcatgaggtcaggagttcaagaccagcctggtcagcatggtgaaaccctgtttctactaaaaatacaaaaaattagccaggcatggtggcgtgtgcctgtagtcccagctactcaggaggctgaggcaggagaattgcttgaacccagcaggcagaggttgcagtgaacaaagatcgcaccactgcactcgagcctgggcaacagagtgagactccatctcaaaaaaaaaaaaaaaaaaaaaatagggatagGACAGTAATGTGACACGGATGCCTGACAAAACAGCAGGCATTTGATTTTTTGGTCCCCTCTAAATTCAGGGCTCACTTACCGTCAGGAATGGGCCATCCTTTGTGAGATAGGCTTCCATGCCATAACAGGACTCTGGCATGCGGAGAATGGCCAGAGCATCCCTGTCCTGACAGTTCCACACTTTGATAGTTTTTTTCTGATCCATAGTGATGGCAAGATGCATCTGAGGAAGGGTTACCAGATTTAAGAAATAGAACTCCTGGACTGGGCTTGACCAGATCATGGTGCCCTAGAGAACAAGAGTAATACAATCTATGTTCAAGGAACTCTTACATCTACTGTGGTTTCATTCTGTCCATGTTTATTTGGAAGTCTCTTCCAAATCAGATCTTCTTGCTTctggcaaaagacatgaaaattctCCACATCTCAATATTTTGGAGGGGTGAACACGAAAACAGGAACTACGCACTATGCTCAGAGACAAGAACTTGGTACATAACAGGTGCAAAGAATGATCAGACTTCCTGAGTTCAAATCACTTCTGCCTCCTACTAACAGTACAGCTTCAGCAAGTTGCTTTCTATCATGCCTTCTAATGAGGCTGTCATTACATTTCACAACTCATGAAACATACTTAGAATTTTGCCTAGGACACAGTAGGAACCCAGAACGCATTAACTATCATTAAAATTGTTATTCATTCATCAACCTTGTACATTACATATAAGATAGAATAGTTCTTTCTAGATGATtctttagcctttaaaaaaattgtgaagtATATCATACAAGAAAAGAGCACCAAGTTTAATAAATTATCACAAGTGAATGCTAATGTACCACTTCTAAGCCCTCCCAAAATCCCCTTTGCATGTGCTCTATTTCACAACTCCCCCATGGCTCCCCACACTCAAATGTAATCACTATTTTGATTCCTCACACTATAACAAGTTGCCTATGCAGTAATATCTATGGCCACATAACCAAGCatcccaaaatttagtggcttgaaACAGGCTTTTGCTAACTCAGTTTCTTTTGATCAGAAATTCAGGGGCAGCTTGACTGGGTAGTTCTGGCTGTAGGTCTCTTGAGGGTGAAGTCAAGtttcacttccaagatggcttcTCATATAGCTGTGTAAGTTGATGTTGGCTACTGGCAGGGGTCCTCAGTCCCTCACCACACAGATCTTCTCTGGAGGGCTGCTTGAGAGCTCTCATAACACTGCGACTGGATTTCCAAAAGCTAATGACCCATGAGTGAAGAATTGTCTTCTGTGACATAGCTTCAGAAATTATACATCATAATTTCCACAATATTCTATTGGTTCCACAGGTCAGCCCTATTCACTGCGGCAGTGGACTACACAAGATTGATCGTGATTATTGTTGGGCAAAGATATTTGGGCCATCTCAAGAGACTGGCAGCCGTAGCCTGCCCCATAGCCTCCAGTGATTCACTTTCCCCTACATGAAAATATATCCACCATCTCCCAATGCTCTCAAATGTCTCATACCATGATAGTATCATTGCAGAATCTAGGATCTCATTGTTTCTAGGTCCAGGTATAGATGAAGCTCTGTAGATTCAGTTTATCTTGATGTAAAAATCTTCAAACTAAATATACAAGTTACCTGTCCCTCACCATCCCCAAAGTACAAGTGTGGGGTAAGCACAGGATAACAGTCACTGTCATTCAGAAAAGGCgaaaatggaaaaataggaatCACTGCTACAAGAAATTTTGAAATCCAATAGAAAACATGCTGGCAATTTGTTGATTAGGACCCAAGGCCCAAGAAAGATTTTTGATGACTCTTGGTTCTACTCTCTAGGTTCTTGATTCTGTCTGAGTCATCCTTTACTTTCTATATATGGTGGCCCAATTTTTCAGCTAAATTGTTTTGGTAGTCTGCTTCCTGCCAAAGTTCTGAAATCCAAAAAGcctcttttccttttgtgtgtttTGGCCCCTTTAAATCCAAGCTGGCAGTGTTTCTGCCAATGTAATTCTCTTTAACAA
This window of the Theropithecus gelada isolate Dixy chromosome 2, Tgel_1.0, whole genome shotgun sequence genome carries:
- the FBXW12 gene encoding F-box/WD repeat-containing protein 12 isoform X2 yields the protein MSPTHQIQDPKHWNRIAESDFLWRSLSLQRWDCSNFTNQHLGTHTWKQFFLHQRRKELRLALAQPHNFIYKVTKNIAYDMELAYLSGNSLTMDEQEKSIICGVSPKQALCAWDVQEGTMIWSSPVQEFYFLNLVTLPQMHLAITMDQKKTIKVWNCQDRDALAILRMPESCYGMEAYLTKDGPFLTVGDAAGNIYTFTLPGLRDVSKVTASQYGIVFLHCSPDKKWIFACGTYRRTLPQVFLTESLLRPSEGSAPLSTSLPHKLCVSACWTPKVKNRLTLMSQSNPEKKTEFVTFDLTTKRTGGQTVIQVHKIASFQLAAHLESPVWMGANDGYTIVFTNGPYLLLFSITGFLLQRFEDHQAAINNFWVDPRYVLTTSKNSVHVYMWEEGGRHPYLRSCYRLENIWHDPTTDDCISSVMCDNASIVLTVTVSEYSMLVMYSLNT
- the FBXW12 gene encoding F-box/WD repeat-containing protein 12 isoform X3, with protein sequence MEIQLPDLALKQIFSFLDLFGLLQASQVNKHWNRIAESDFLWRSLSLQRWDCSNFTNQHLGTHTWKQFFLHQRRKELRLALAQPHNFIYKVTKNIAYDMELAYLSGNSLTMDEQEKSIICGVSPKQALCAWDVQEVGDAAGNIYTFTLPGLRDVSKVTASQYGIVFLHCSPDKKWIFACGTYRRTLPQVFLTESLLRPSEGSAPLSTSLPHKLCVSACWTPKVKNRLTLMSQSNPEKKTEFVTFDLTTKRTGGQTVIQVHKIASFQLAAHLESPVWMGANDGYTIVFTNGPYLLLFSITGFLLQRFEDHQAAINNFWVDPRYVLTTSKNSVHVYMWEEGGRHPYLRSCYRLENIWHDPTTDDCISSVMCDNASIVLTVTVSEYSMLVMYSLNT
- the FBXW12 gene encoding F-box/WD repeat-containing protein 12 isoform X1 encodes the protein MEIQLPDLALKQIFSFLDLFGLLQASQVNKHWNRIAESDFLWRSLSLQRWDCSNFTNQHLGTHTWKQFFLHQRRKELRLALAQPHNFIYKVTKNIAYDMELAYLSGNSLTMDEQEKSIICGVSPKQALCAWDVQEGTMIWSSPVQEFYFLNLVTLPQMHLAITMDQKKTIKVWNCQDRDALAILRMPESCYGMEAYLTKDGPFLTVGDAAGNIYTFTLPGLRDVSKVTASQYGIVFLHCSPDKKWIFACGTYRRTLPQVFLTESLLRPSEGSAPLSTSLPHKLCVSACWTPKVKNRLTLMSQSNPEKKTEFVTFDLTTKRTGGQTVIQVHKIASFQLAAHLESPVWMGANDGYTIVFTNGPYLLLFSITGFLLQRFEDHQAAINNFWVDPRYVLTTSKNSVHVYMWEEGGRHPYLRSCYRLENIWHDPTTDDCISSVMCDNASIVLTVTVSEYSMLVMYSLNT